One Amaranthus tricolor cultivar Red isolate AtriRed21 chromosome 1, ASM2621246v1, whole genome shotgun sequence DNA window includes the following coding sequences:
- the LOC130828104 gene encoding S-adenosyl-L-methionine:benzoic acid/salicylic acid carboxyl methyltransferase 1-like, translating to MYSKQPPTKAIRIADLGCSSSEKNSLIVIFDLIQTIDNIRRRFKQDPKEYQIYLNDLPGNDFNTLFGSITNFEDRLLEQIGDDFGHCFVNGVPGSFYGRIFPTNTMNFVHSSSSLHWLSQVPENIIENQKRNIYMSRASPPSVLKAYYEQFEKDFLKFLQCRAMEMIDGGKMVLTLLGRQNNQYCYAKESSYSLELLSNVLNDMVSEGNIDEAKLNTFNIAAYTPSPLELEFLVKKEGSFNVNLVHVFQVSWDWNDYKFDSTLDDTSDQYDFTTCMRFVLEPLIIAHFGQEIVDEVFERYREKARVSMAEENNVLTNVAISLTRIPRGR from the exons ATGTACAGCAAACAACCACCAACAAAAGCCATTCGCATAGCAGACTTAGGATGTTCTTCGTCCGAGAAAAACAGCTTAATTGTCATCTTTGATCTCATTCAGACCATCGATAATATTcgtagacgattcaaacaagatccaaaAGAATATCAAATTTACTTGAATGATCTTCCAGGAAATGATTTTAACACTCTTTTTGGGTCAATCACAAATTTTGAAGATAGACTTTTAGAGCAAATTGGAGATGATTTTGGGCATTGCTTTGTGAATGGTGTTCCTGGCTCTTTCTATGGCCGAATTTTTCCTACCAATACCATGAATTTTGTCCACTCCTCCAGTAGCCTTCACTGGCTATCTCAG GTACCCGAAAACATAATAGAAAACCAGAAGAGAAACATTTACATGTCAAGAGCAAGTCCTCCGAGTGTCCTCAAAGCGTATTATGAGCAATTTGAAAAAGACTTCTTGAAGTTTCTACAATGTCGAGCCATGGAAATGATAGATGGTGGTAAAATGGTTTTAACTTTACTAGGAAGACAAAACAATCAATATTGTTATGCCAAGGAATCGAGTTACTCGTTAGAGCTCCTCTCGAATGTTCTCAATGATATGGTTTCTGAG GGTAACATAGATGAAGCAAAGCTAAACACATTCAATATCGCGGCATACACACCATCACCATTAGAACTAGAGTTTCTAGTGAAAAAAGAAGGCTCTTTTAACGTGAATCTAGTTCATGTTTTTCAAGTCAGCTGGGATTGGAATGATTACAAGTTTGACAGCACTTTAGACGACACTTCTGATCAATATGACTTTACAACATGTATGAGATTTGTGCTTGAGCCTTTGATTATTGCTCATTTTGGCCAAGAAATCGTAGACGAGGTGTTCGAACGATACAGGGAAAAAGCTCGAGTTTCGATGGCTGAAGAGAACAATGTCCTCACCAATGTTGCCATTTCCCTGACCAGAATCCCTAGGGGCCGGTAG